Proteins co-encoded in one Cataglyphis hispanica isolate Lineage 1 chromosome 4, ULB_Chis1_1.0, whole genome shotgun sequence genomic window:
- the LOC126848694 gene encoding ubiquitin carboxyl-terminal hydrolase 34 isoform X2: MCDVCVDFHDLLLSYDERSSKEQDALATLCITDVDTTLHYVNQWVQRQCMCCYREIKNFDRFIRLTQSIVLCTLQQLQVIQQNEDVAKETVEEGKEEEEKNSKRKSSDNTEHAQVEAQTKQIWSQQDRERLFHLLSKIFLLNFPLYIAMKHGGVINPLAPVKDEGGYCEPHDPEVPAPLIRAVSIFCHQGGFNLMSACFDMESTLPVSLAHSMVAVICNLKLWLNYGSVIQLFIPLRSRVMKYMCRLGDKELRTPAVRTMADFMWSAVKDPIDAVLPSFDRDGLDLAFKYFTSTTLTMRLAGVAQINAHITASNELCNSETVAEVEQVGHALAAWLTENNIIAHIFGPNLHVEVIKQSHIILSFLAMEGRITSSDMDTMWQAAQLKHCGRPVYDLLAPLVKHLAPTPVLHLYSLLGKLEPKDHTEQSLFLASALIKFIWTSGRSAYPRGFVMKNREILRSTSGVGGSSSSDPSGMDGSSPEDDEEEPSPTLSDGPSPRKQARADSSDGEGHYKGKNLTTTTIESSLNEIEDLNSDKFDCNRELPKDSSTSAIREELKNKQSGSDAEADTEKSNTEEMFVQEKKKRKILRKRKRPQKRSLNAVEKTLEDIVGQDDNVKSKDLLVDAKNRTEDVLNSSLDVGALTTLDEPKSVDALDRVKQQAIALDPNDQQVPTTAALLRRANKNKYMSIVGYNVDRAADSADSSHDEDDSDVAGVLAAADGPGAVISELAGLVHATGPTFLPSGLDEMLSDEEGSYSSRISNKSEKNMADFDGEESGCEEELAQLAARHLTAIQMQAYHPHHSHSTITIRRSVCQPPQVRAARQTATRLSSQFNLDTVCKPGNTLLWDLLQDDKIGQLGEGLALEAEKALCNLLCFNVDRLIPMKFIEGCLENLATNRSVVVSLRLLPKLLASFQQFGAMDAHTITTWADRERGMMKHFFNNLKTYTSTGPKSNLYSHQTEIQVRLQFLSSIFSPLGSPDCFRLSLEQVDILWQCLSQDPICADELFSWLLSQAKSTEQHALGMDTLKHLCMRKLPSLPPETISMTGLSLFQQLCNLARLAAAHLDRPLRDVDSVGMDFLWRIALKAKSTDVSMAAIQYLNGYYMSRQLTQEAEFVSQCMTHLAAASADLESNEEASLRCIQRALLLLRTHLEAFRKRYAYHLRRWILEGRGVASQCYVAMNTSEKGQQLRIFVQPAGIPEKTNFTLLNTDYVADLRAEVAKWWDDTQNIQEKSAASANATSNSGSVLGSLLTDGPIRMITQGQELTIDFDEKTLQEMGFKDGQLVFISPGASRSNGGGGGRCSKRDMDSPSLLPPPPRESLPTLLLLRPQYFEQLFTLMRTLSAMRTTVKGGQEIPHTKAQVLSRRVWDTLTLLPTSPTLLRGFQKLGETSLQELLDPASPQKLMYSLYIVESLSRRGTTNQPSSSNSTVSSTAASAHQGGGDADDNQDDQEKDITWSTRFVQHGGLRHLFDIFMSGCLEQGDGSEWQQDCLASLLKQLCHLGVVREEKKRNKADKPLLVPKLSEAMLRMMNVDTMMPRITSILNDASLPLDPNHYKTGLFGRSQVIHYTMALLVCWVHSDPAVRQYLFSSSEPFGKTWLRRLILEDPEPAVRREVCTALYKLCLGSTGAEDDNSEQMPGLIVPMLNTLLEHLVIAEAMQPSHRKPDLPLHLHSVLDEGKEPYGPACKDYFWLVCRLVDSLPDEAIRESTADETSGTTIDLEALAIRVIDSVLNREHLETRHNTVEDDALVGLINLTCNIMTHNPPCKQGKIGQNLLDQVFDFLFALPNPRSKHVPKCKSQASRSAAFDLLVELVKSTPDNYRMLHEKLLAQHRPGPHSPYPWDYWPHEDGRSDCGYVGLTNLGATCYMASCMQHLYMMPQARVSILGADCSRANKHQLTLRELQRMFAYLLESERKAYNPRSFCRVYTMNHEPLNTGEQKDMAEFFIDLVSKLEEMTSDLKNLVKTLFCGVISNNVVSLDCEHVSRTLEEFYTVRCQVADMRNLYESLDEVTVKDTLEGDNMYTCSQCGKKARAEKRACFKKLPHILCFNTMRYTFNMGTMLKEKVNTHFSFPLRLDMSGYVEKKLMPQHYKDEKKAVLLQKRKSENDGHTRPLLDEEDIQEEEMEHYQYDLIGVTVHTGTADGGHYYSFIRDRTSPNKDKWFLFNDAEVKPFDPNQIAAECFGGEMTSKTYDSVTDKFMDFSFEKTNSAYMLFYEWCADPGEQTKEEEATVSSPIADNNADNNTGRSSSSLVRNNMNKLPPLELNKELEDWIWQDNMHFLQDKNIFEHTYFGFMWQICGYIPQTLLSVQPDITEMSAELSTSFFMETFIHAKEKPTMVQWVELLTKQFNGSPGACARFLERMAGDSWWPIQILVKCPNQMVRQMFQRLCIHVIQRLRATQVPLYLLCDEENDVNTVGTRSCVTRFVRMLLSLMEHAKQHLKHLTEYFSFLYEFSKMGDDEAVFLIRVQAISTMVNFYLGHKTHEFVDAVSEEEEEEEIVTVPSEKLRPASLDKMIMLIAYLVERSRGQDHRLALSPADLSAVAGGKGFPFLYQQTRDLINLAQTRNLIQSLCRWNDRLAIHVVTMIFQAIMKHTDVCQPFFKLLTLLTESSGLSGLPCMTQLILGRVWEAARVAPHGALEWLAHAVTRSKLAHAWVLQGLDTWLQHFLLEHSNQRVRSAAAFLLVSLVPSTHFRQGYRTVHRLNLNCNSSRELQLSPEATLILHQIYTALLRLLQPARHYIDIQTHGTMKLTAYFALLTYCVVSKTEKLMFGQYLNDLWTLFHPKLSEPSIPVHHNKQAVLLFWYHVCSDCPENVAMILHNPHITKNIAFNYILADHEDQDVVLFNRVMLPAYYGLLRLCCQQSRTFTRQLAAHQNIQWAFKNITPHPTQYSTVSFSRIALLNAVDELFKLMQLLVARHPDQTEQEEAEIASFRRGTLSSYLQGLDGRSCWATLISAFRILIESDDDRLYVVYNGGLSMALEAFHMLHIMYHEATACHVAGDLAELIAIIVELVRCVRTARDGPDARNILANCKEWPDILRKLATLLNTYNPPDMRNLAIDLLKELVMLVPAEAILILAPLLSHCHAALQESHAAVPPGPYLPRRSTPPGKMPSRPARPMVQMAVPHSQLEASKGVDPEYDSALLEFYLPYHELIDVMCRLAINNDCMTDALVNLSAMLGFEGVPLHLALFPRLWLDVHAATHIDRKHITSLLCSSYTVDYVDAVLLDERSSLGVPAIHAFLKTFFPKLASHVLTEQTCLLIDNLVSSLTAMVDAVDVEASAHRLTGDLRALALVYSSSTRLKPSSSLLPALETLLSRTRIITVKENRSSSEVESPSKRRRLCGDSEPVDKELCAPINDIDMENNISEADIDKADTVNDTMSSDSGDDKAATARHKSGNVQAETIATSGTVSPPRLVTTANSCTNQLRCSLTNVSWLEMLEKTIVDLQTIVQVQSKNN; this comes from the exons GTTATcgcgagattaaaaattttgatcgatTTATAAGGCTAACTCAGAGTATTGTACTTTGTACATTACAACAGTTACAAGTTATACAGCAAAATGAAGATGTTGCTAAGGAGACTGTTGAAGAAGgaaaagaggaggaagagaaaaatagtAAACGAAAGTCCAGCGACAACACAGAGCATGCACAAGTGGAAGCTCAGACGAAACAGATATGGTCACAGCAGGATAGGGAAAGATTATTTCATCTtctctcgaaaatttttttattaaattttcctcTTTATATCGCTATGAAGCATGGCGGTGTAATCAATCCTTTAGCTCCTGTCAAG GACGAAGGTGGCTATTGCGAACCGCATGATCCCGAAGTACCGGCGCCTTTGATCCGTGCTGTATCTATATTTTGCCATCAAGGAGGCTTTAATTTGATGTCCGCTTGTTTTGATATGGAAAGCACACTGCCTGTTAGTCTTGCGCATTCTATGGTTGCAGTTATTTGTAATCTCAAACTTTGGTTAAATTACGGTAGCGTCATCCAACTATTTATACCATTACGCAGTCGTGTTATGAAGTATATGTGTCGTTTAGGAGACAAGGAATTGCGTACTCCTGCTGTTAGAACAATGGCAG attttatgtgGAGCGCGGTGAAAGATCCAATAGACGCCGTATTACCGAGCTTTGATCGCGATGGACTCGACTtggcatttaaatattttactagtACAACTCTGACTATGAGGCTGGCTGGTGTAGCTCAGATAAACGCTCATATCACCGCTTCTAATGAGCTCTGCAATAGCGAGACCGTTGCCGAAGTCGAACAAGTGGGACACGCACTTGCCGCTTGGTTAACTGAGAACAACATCATAGCTCATATATTCGGACCAAACTTACACGTAGAGGTTATTAAGCAGAGTCAcattatattaagttttttagCTATGGAAGGTAGAATTACATCTTCAGACATGGACACTATGTGGCAAGCCGCACAATTGAAGCATTGCGGCCGACCGGTTTATGACCTATTGGCACCTTTGGTTAAACATCTGGCTCCTACTCCCGTACTTCATCTATACTCTTTATTAGGCAAATTAGAACCTAAGGATCACACAGAACAAAGTCTGTTCTTAGCGTCTGCTTTGATCAAATTTATCTGGACATCCGGTCGTTCGGCTTATCCTAGGGGTTTTGTAATGAAAAACCGAGAGATTTTGAGGAGTACTAGTGGAGTCGGCGGAAGTAGCAGCAGCGATCCGAGCGGTATGGACGGTAGTAGTCCAGAAGACGATGAGGAAGAGCCTAGTCCGACATTGTCCGATGGACCGTCGCCCAGAAAACAAGCAAGGGCCGACAGTAGCGACGGTGAAG gaCATTATAAAGGAAAGAATCTGACGACTACCACCATTGAATCGAGTCTCAATGAAATCGAAGACCTGAATTCTGATAAATTTGATTGTAATAGAGAATTGCCTAAGGATTCATCAACGAGTGCTATTCGCGAGGAGCTAAAGAACAAGCAGAGTGGATCCGATGCCGAAGCGGACACGGAGAAGTCTAATACGGAGGAAATGTTTGTACAGGAGAAGAAAAAACGAAAGATTCTGCGCAAGCGAAAGAGACCGCAGAAGCGTTCTTTGAACGCCGTTGAGAAAACTCTGGAAGATATTGTTGGTCAAGACGACAATGTGAAGTCGAAGGATTTGCTTGTAGATGCGAAAAACAGAACGGAAGATGTATTGAATAGTAGTCTAGATGTGGGTGCTTTAACTACATTAGATGAACCGAAGAGCGTTGACGCGTTGGATCGCGTTAAGCAACAGGCAATAGCTTTGGATCCAAACGACCAGCAAGTTCCAACAACAGCGGCGCTATTAAGACGCgccaataagaataaatacatGTCTATAGTGGGATACAATGTGGATCGAGCGGCTGACTCGGCGGATAGTTCGCATGACGAGGACGATAGCGATGTAGCGGGTGTGCTTGCTGCCGCGGACGGTCCTGGTGCGGTGATATCTGAGCTTGCTGGATTAGTGCATGCTACCGGTCCTACGTTCCTACCTTCGGGTTTGGATGAGATGCTTTCCGACGAAGAAGGCTCGTATAGTAGCAGAATATCGAACAAGAGTGAAAAGAATATGGCCGATTTCGACGGCGAAGAGAGCGGTTGTGAGGAAGAATTGGCCCAATTGGCGGCGCGTCACTTAACCGCTATTCAAATGCAAGCTTATCATCCTCATCATTCGCACTCAACCATAACAATTAGAAGATCGGTCTGTCAACCGCCGCAAGTGCGAGCCGCTCGACAAACGGCCACCAGACTGAGCTCGCAATTTAATTTGGATACGGTTTGTAAACCAGGTAACACATTGTTGTGGGACCTTCTTCAGGATGATAAGATTGGTCAGCTAGGCGAAGGACTGGCCTTGGAGGCGGAGAAAGCGCTGTGCAATCTTTTGTGTTTTAATGTTGATCGCTTAATTCCGATGAAATTCATAGAAGGTTGCTTAGAAAATTTGGCAACTAATCGTTCTGTGGTCGTATCTCTCAGATTGTTGCCAAAATTGCTGGCAAGCTTCCAGCAGTTTGGAGCGATGGACGCGCATACCATTACGACCTGGGCCGATCGTGAGCGCGGCATGATGaaacatttctttaataatttaaagacatACACTAGCACGGGACCGAAGAGTAATTTGTATTCTCATCAAACGGAAATACAAGTCAGACTACAATTTCTATCGTCAATCTTCTCGCCTTTAGGTTCGCCCGATTGCTTTCGCTTGAGTTTGGAACAAGTGGATATATTGTGGCAATGCTTGTCGCAGGATCCGATATGCGCGGATGAACTCTTTAGCTGGTTGCTCAGTCAAGCAAAATCTACGGAACAGCATGCCTTAGGAATGGACACACTGAAGCATCTGTGTATGCGCAAATTACCTAGCTTACCACCAGAAACTATCAGCATGACGGGCCTAAGTCTGTTTCAGCAGTTGTGTAATTTGGCGCGTTTGGCCGCGGCGCACTTGGATAGACCATTGAGAGATGTGGACTCAGTGGGTATGGATTTTTTGTGGCGAATCGCTTTGAAGGCGAAAAGTACTGACGTCAGTATGGCAGCTATACAGTATCTCAACGGCTATTATATGTCGCGACAACTAACGCAGGAAGCGGAATTTGTTTCGCAGTGCATGACGCATCTCGCGGCGGCTAGCGCTGATCTCGAGAGCAACGAGGAGGCTAGTTTGCGTTGCATACAGCGCGCTCTGCTCTTGCTAAGGACGCATTTAGAAGCTTTTCGAAAACGCTACGCCTATCATTTACGTCGCTGGATACTCGAAGGCAGAGGCGTTGCCAGCCAATGCTATGTAGCCATGAACACGTCCGAGAAGGGCCAACAATTGAGAATTTTTGTGCAACCTGCTGGTATACCAGAGAAAACGAATTTTACTCTTCTTAACACCGATTACGTAGCGGATTTACGAGCTGAAGTAGCTAAATGGTGGGACGACACGCAGAATATTCAAGAAAAGTCCGCAGCCTCCGCAAATGCAACTTCGAATAGCGGATCGGTTTTAGGATCGTTACTCACCGATGGTCCTATCAGAATGATCACCCAGGGACAAGAATTAACTATCGATTTTGACGAAAAGACTTTGCAAGAGATGGGTTTTAAGGATGGTCAATTGGTATTTATTTCACCTGGTGCCAGTAGAAGTAACGGTGGTGGCGGCGGTCGATGCAGCAAACGGGATATGGATTCGCCCTCATTGTTACCGCCCCCTCCTAGAGAATCGTTACCGACCTTACTGTTACTCCGACCGCAGTACTTTGAACAGCTGTTTACGCTTATGAGAACACTCAGCGCCATGAGAACAACCGTGAAAGGTGGACAAGAGATACCTCATACGAAAGCCCAAGTACTCTCGAGAAGGGTTTGGGACACGCTCACTTTGTTACCAACAAGCCCGACTTTATTGCGAGGTTTTCAAAAACTTGGTGAGACGTCTCTTCAGGAGTTACTCGATCCGGCGAGTCCGCAAAAGTTGAtgtattctctttatatagtCGAGTCTTTGAGTCGACGAGGTACGACGAATCAACCATCATCGAGCAACTCTACCGTTTCATCGACGGCTGCATCGGCGCATCAAGGTGGCGGAGATGCGGACGACAATCAGGATGATCAGGAGAAAGACATAACTTGGTCCACCCGGTTTGTGCAACACGGTGGACTCCGACATCTTTTCGATATCTTTATGTCAGGCTGTTTGGAACAGGGAGACGGCAGTGAATGGCAACAGGATTGCCTGGCTAGTTTGTTGAAGCAACTTTGTCATCTCGGCGTCgtaagagaggaaaagaaacgCAACAAAGCAGACAAGCCGCTATTGGTGCCCAAGCTGAGCGAGGCAATGCTGAGAATGATGAATGTCGACACAATGATGCCAAGAATAACGAGCATTTTAAATGATGCCTCGTTACCGCTCGATCCGAATCATTACAAAACCGGACTTTTTGGTCGATCTCAAGTGATACATTACACCATGGCGCTGTTGGTTTGTTGGGTGCACAGCGACCCGGCAGTACGACAATATTTGTTCTCATCGTCCGAGCCATTCGGAAAAACATGGCTACGCAGATTGATACTAGAGGATCCCGAGCCGGCGGTGAGACGCGAGGTATGCACGGCTTTGTACAAACTATGTTTAGGTAGCACCGGTGCGGAAGACGACAACTCAGAACAGATGCCAGGATTGATAGTACCCATGTTGAATACTCTGCTAGAGCATCTTGTAATCGCCGAAGCTATGCAACCTTCTCATCGCAAACCGGATTTACCGTTACATTTGCACTCAGTCCTGGACGAAGGAAAAGAGCCTTATGGACCAGCCTGTAAAGACTACTTTTGGTTGGTATGCCGTCTGGTGGATTCTTTACCGGACGAAGCGATTCGAGAGAGTACGGCAGATGAGACCTCTGGCACGACTATTGATCTCGAGGCACTGGCCATCCGTGTAATCGACTCCGTGCTTAATCGGGAACACTTGGAGACTCGACATAACACGGTGGAAGATGACGCTTTGGTTGGATTGATTAATCTTACGTGCAACATTATGACACATAACCCTCCCTGCAAGCAGGGAAAAATCGGTCAGAATCTGTTGGATCAAGTATTTGATTTTCTGTTTGCCTTGCCGAATCCGCGGAGTAAGCATGTGCCTAAGTGTAAGAGCCAAGCGTCCAGATCAGCCGCTTTCGATCTTCTAGTCGAACTGGTGAAATCGACGCCTGATAATTATAGGATGTTGCATGAGAAGTTACTCGCTCAGCACCGTCCCGGACCGCATTCTCCGTATCCATGGGATTACTGGCCTCACGAGGACGGGCGTTCCGATTGCGGTTACGTAGGCTTGACAAATCTTGGTGCGACATGTTATATGGCCAGTTGCATGCAACATCTGTACATGATGCCGCAAGCGCGCGTCTCTATACTGGGCGCCGATTGCAGTCGTGCTAATAAGCATCAGCTGACTTTACGAGAATTGCAGAGAATGTTTGCATACCTGTTGGAATCTGAGAGAAAAGCGTATAATCCGAGAAGCTTCTGTCGCGTGTACACGATGAACCACGAGCCACTGAATACCGGCGAGCAGAAAGACATGGCCGAATTTTTCATTGATCTTGTTTCCAAGTTAGAGGAGATGACGTCCGACCTGAAAAACTTAGTTAAGACGCTGTTCTGCGGCGTAATATCCAACAATGTCGTTTCGCTCGATTGTGAGCATGTTAGTAGGACCTTGGAGGAATTCTATACCGTCCGTTGCCAAGTGGCAGATATGAGAAATCTTTATGAAAGTTTGGACGAGGTCACGGTCAAGGATACGTTGGAGGGTGATAATATGTACACGTGCTCGCAGTGTGGGAAGAAAGCGCGCGCGGAAAAACGtgcatgttttaaaaaattgccgcATATATTGTGTTTTAACACGATGCGCTACACCTTTAACATGGGTACTATGTTGAAAGAAAAAGTGAACACGCATTTCAGTTTTCCTCTTAGACTGGATATGTCTGGTTACGTCGAGAAAAAGCTCATGCCGCAGCATTATAAGGACGAGAAGAAAGCCGTGTTACTCCAGAAGAGAAAATCCGAGAATGATGGACATACGAGACCATTGCTGGACGAGGAAGACATACAGGAGGAAGAAATGGAGCATTatcaatatgatttaattggCGTGACTGTTCATACAGGAACGGCGGATGGCGGACATTATTACAGTTTCATCAGGGATCGTACGTCTCCCAACAAGGACAAGTGGTTCTTGTTCAATGATGCTGAAGTCAAGCCGTTTGATCCGAATCAGATCGCGGCCGAATGCTTCGGCGGCGAAATGACCAGCAAGACATACGATTCGGTGACGGACAAATTCATGGACTTTAGCTTCGAGAAGACGAACTCAGCGTATATGTTATTCTACGAATGGTGCGCCGATCCCGGTGAGCAAACGAAGGAAGAGGAAGCTACCGTATCGAGTCCTATTGCCGATAATAATGCCGATAATAATACTGGGCGATCGTCATCCTCGCTAGTACGCAATAACATGAACAAACTGCCACCATTAGAGCTTAACAAGGAGCTCGAAGACTGGATCTGGCAGGACAATATGCACTTTTTACAGGATAAGAATATATTCGAGCACACATACTTTGGATTTATGTGGCAGATATGCGGCTACATACCGCAAACGCTGCTCTCCGTGCAGCCGGATATTACGGAGATGTCCGCGGAACTGTCGACGTCCTTTTTTATGGAAACATTCATACACGCCAAGGAGAAGCCGACGATGGTGCAATGGGTGGAACTGCTGACCAAGCAATTCAACGGCTCGCCGGGCGCGTGCGCGAGATTTCTCGAACGGATGGCCGGCGACTCGTGGTGGCCTATTCAGATTCTAGTCAAATGTCCTAATCAGATGGTCAGACAGATGTTTCAACGGCTATGCATCCACGTAATTCAACGATTGCGAGCTACTCAGGTGCCTCTGTATCTTCTCTGTGACGAGGAGAACGACGTCAATACAGTAGGCACGCGATCCTGTGTTACGCGATTTGTTAGAATGTTATTATCGCTTATGGAACATGCCAAGCAGCATCTTAAGCATCTCACCGAATACTTCAGTTTCTTGTACGAGTTCAGCAAGATGGGTGATGATGAGGCTGTTTTTCTCATCAGGGTGCAAGCCATCTCCACGATGGTAAACTTTTATCTTGGACATAAGACGCACGAGTTTGTTGACGCGGTTAgcgaggaggaagaagaagaggagattGTGACCGTGCCTTCGGAAAAACTCCGACCTGCGTCGTTGGATAAGATGATTATGTTGATTGCGTATTTGGTGGAGCGCAGTAGAGGACAGGATCATAGATTGGCCTTATCGCCGGCAGATCTGAGCGCCGTTGCAGGTGGCAAAGGCTTTCCCTTTTTGTATCAACAGACACGAGATCTCATCAATCTCGCTCAAACCAGAAACTTGATTCAATCGTTATGCCGTTGGAATGACAGACTGGCGATACACGTCGTTACTATGATATTCCAGGCAATAATGAAGCACACTGACGTGTGTCAACCTTTCTTCAAGTTATTGACGCTTCTGACGGAAAGTTCAGGATTAAGCGGACTGCCTTGCATGACCCAACTGATCTTAGGTAGGGTCTGGGAAGCGGCGAGAGTCGCTCCTCATGGTGCGCTCGAATGGTTGGCTCACGCGGTGACGAGGAGCAAATTAGCGCACGCCTGGGTGCTGCAAGGACTTGACACGTGGCTGCAGCACTTCCTTCTGGAACACTCCAATCAGAGGGTCCGTTCAGCCGCCGCTTTTCTGTTGGTATCGTTGGTCCCATCTACGCACTTTAGACAGGGTTATCGAACCGTTCATCGACTCAATCTAAATTGCAACTCGTCCAGAGAGCTTCAGCTATCACCGGAAGCTACTCTAATATTGCATCAGATATATACGGCGCTCTTAAGATTATTGCAACCCGCGCGCCATTACATCGACATACAAACTCATGGTACAATGAAACTCACTGCCTACTTTGCATTGCTCACATACTGCGTAGTCTCCAAAACCGAAAAATTAATG TTCGGACAATATCTTAACGACTTGTGGACGCTTTTCCATCCGAAGCTTTCGGAACCGAGTATCCCGGTGCATCATAATAAGCAAGCGGTACTTTTGTTTTGGTATCATGTCTGCTCCGATTGCCCAGAGAATGTCGCTATGATACTCCACAATCCACATATAACTAagaatattgcatttaattacatatt AGCTGATCACGAAGATCAGGATGTCGTGCTATTTAACAGAGTTATGTTACCTGCATATTACGGCCTCTTGCGGCTTTGCTGCCAGCAGTCGCGCACTTTTACAAGACAATTGGCTGCACATCAGAATATTCAATGGGCATTCAAAAACATCACTCCTCATCCGACTCAGTATTCAACCGTAAGCTTTTCGAGAATCGCCTTATTAAAT GCGGtggatgaattatttaaattgatgcaATTGTTAGTCGCGAGACATCCTGATCAAACGGAACAAGAAGAGGCGGAGATCGCATCATTTAGAAGAGGCACGCTATCCTCTTATCTACAAGGGCTCGATGGTCGTTCGTGCTGGGCAACTCTCATCTCTGCTTTTCG aatTCTTATTGAATCGGACGACGATCGTTTGTACGTAGTTTACAACGGTGGTTTAAGTATGGCTCTCGAAGCGTTTCACATGCTACATATAATGTATCACGAGGCAACGGCTTGCCACGTTGCCGGTGATCTGGCAGAACTGATCGCCATTATTGTCGAGCTTGTGCGATGCGTTCGTACCGCGAGAGATGGACCGGATGCTAGAAATATTCTCGCCAATTGCAAAGAATGGCCCGATATACTCCGCAAGCTGGCAACATTACTAAACACGTACAATCCGCCGGATATGAGAAACCTGGCTATAGATCTTTTAAAAGAGCTCGTAATGCTTGTTCCTGCCGAAGCAATACTGATTCTAGCACCATTACTCTCGCACTGCCATGCAGCTCTTCAGGAATCCCATGCCGCAGTTCCGCCTGGACCGTATCTTCCGCGAAGATCTACTCCTCCCGGGAAGATGCCTAGCAGACCCGCTAGACCGATGGTACAAATGGCAGTGCCTCATTCTCAGCTGGAGGCGTCGAAAGGAGTGGATCCGGAGTACGATAGCGCCCTGCTTGAATTTTACTTACCTTATCATGAACTAATAGATGTCATGTGCAGATTGGcgataaataatgattgtaTGACGGATGCGTTAGTGAATTTGAGCGCTATGCTTGGATTCGAAG GTGTACCTTTGCACTTGGCTCTATTTCCTAGATTATGGTTGGATGTGCATGCCGCTACACATATAGACAGAAAGCATATAACGTCTCTTCTATGTTCTTCCTATACGGTAGATTATGTAGACGCTGTGCTACTGGACGAAAGATCGTCGTTAGGAGTGCCGGCGATACATGCTTTTCTTAAGACTTTCTTTCCAAAATTGGCCAGTCACGTGTTGACCGAGCAAACGTGCTTGCTCATCGATAATCTGGTCAGCTCGCTAACGGCAATGGTGGATGCGGTGGACGTTGAAGCGTCAGCGCATAGGTTAACCGGAGACTTGCGTGCCCTGGCTCTCGTTTACAGTAGTAGTACAAGACTGAAACCATCCTCCAGCCTGCTGCCGGCTTTAGAGACGCTGTTGTCGCGAACACGGATTATTACAGTAAAAGAGAACCGTTCATCGTCAGAAGTGGAGTCGCCTTCCAAACGGCGTAGATTGTGCGGCGATAGTGAACCGGTCGACAAAGAACTGTGCGCGCCGATCAACGATATCGACATGGAGAACAATATTTCCGAGGCGGATATAGACAAGGCGGATACGGTGAACGATACGATGTCTTCCGATTCCGGGGATGATAAGGCCGCCACTGCCAGGCACAAATCGGGCAATGTTCAAGCGGAGACTATCGCCACCAGCGGTACTGTCTCGCCGCCGCGTCTGGTTACCACCGCCAACAGTTGTACAAATCAGTTACGCTGCTCGTTGACTAATGTCTCATGGCTCGAGATGCTGGAGAAGACTATTGTCGATCTTCAAACAATCGTGCAAGTGCAAagcaagaataattaa